One Luteibacter aegosomaticola genomic window carries:
- a CDS encoding autotransporter outer membrane beta-barrel domain-containing protein: MHASRPARVRRARLCQAIAVALVFQASAVAARTLQPGQNYTVVQGDPVEAWVARGGGSLTLMPGASTLNIALTTSTLTATNATIASSGAGTSDMALSVANGSSATLQGGVIRSENGTGLAIIGIGGSEGSDQAATATLNGTAVSGGYQGAIVSNGGYLTAVGASIAGTGANSRGLLVNTGTAELTGGTHVSGVVNGAVLLGDARGGDVDDPGRHLIVDGSIVQGGTGAAVLVQYGLPAWANGTVSVVNGGQLVGGNGVAIQVQNRMHADIDIATSSVVGDIVGAGNATANLTLGDKASLRGAVNGAGIDTGIDATARWETTGASSIGGLRLDGALAFAPAAGFTTVNVAGDLSGQGGNITFNTRMNEGGAIAAQATDRLLVHGNVTTTGTTLVSVTSTGDGALTDLNRNGVVDNNEGISLIQVAGNSRADAFALAGSYVAAGPYQYTLHAFGPGEVDAAQSQLGAGSGFQWDYRLGNRYVTDCSDDCAPPVTPEDPERPPVDRAAVVPQLPAYMLAPMALQNYGSALNDGLHQRMGEIRDSAYGADVGGEVFARVVGSQLNYTRNLSFQRYGYDFDQQINALQVGAGIVAVDTDHGSIRAGWALDHGTTRVTPSAADGNSYAKYYANGGAAWVTYEHGSGLWVDGIIGVTRYHGDVSTDLRGDEVGKVHAQGWTMSVEVGKPLPLGGDWTVEPQFQFRVQQLNFRDFRDKDGLDIRLGNSVQATSRLGIQVGRTANPLFAPYGRLDFIHTSNGNPTLQASSEAWNAGDTFQTGSTGNSYRVAAGVTSQLTDHVQLYGEGTWRHYVGSYGLKGWSGNAGIRITF, translated from the coding sequence ATGCACGCTTCCCGTCCCGCCCGCGTTCGTCGCGCTCGCTTATGCCAGGCCATTGCGGTGGCTCTCGTCTTCCAGGCATCGGCGGTCGCCGCCAGAACGCTGCAGCCAGGTCAGAATTACACCGTCGTGCAGGGCGACCCTGTCGAAGCGTGGGTCGCGCGCGGTGGTGGCAGCCTGACCCTGATGCCCGGCGCATCGACGTTGAACATCGCGCTGACGACATCGACCCTGACGGCGACCAACGCCACCATCGCCTCCTCGGGCGCGGGAACGAGCGATATGGCGCTGTCGGTGGCCAATGGGTCGAGCGCCACCCTGCAGGGCGGTGTGATTCGGTCGGAGAACGGCACAGGCCTCGCGATTATCGGTATCGGTGGCTCGGAGGGTAGTGACCAGGCCGCGACGGCGACGCTCAATGGCACCGCGGTTTCCGGCGGGTACCAGGGCGCGATCGTCAGCAACGGTGGCTACCTTACCGCCGTGGGCGCCAGCATTGCCGGCACCGGCGCGAACAGCCGTGGCCTGCTGGTCAACACGGGCACGGCGGAACTGACCGGCGGCACCCACGTCTCCGGCGTGGTGAATGGCGCGGTGCTCCTCGGCGACGCGCGCGGCGGGGATGTGGACGACCCCGGCCGCCACCTCATCGTGGATGGTTCCATCGTCCAGGGCGGTACCGGTGCTGCGGTGCTGGTGCAGTACGGGCTGCCCGCGTGGGCCAATGGCACCGTCTCGGTCGTGAACGGCGGACAGCTGGTCGGGGGTAACGGCGTCGCCATCCAGGTCCAGAACCGCATGCATGCCGATATCGATATCGCCACGAGCAGCGTGGTGGGCGATATTGTTGGTGCAGGCAATGCCACGGCGAATCTCACCCTGGGCGACAAGGCATCACTGCGCGGTGCCGTCAACGGAGCTGGCATCGATACAGGCATTGACGCCACCGCGCGTTGGGAAACCACCGGTGCGTCGTCGATCGGTGGGCTGCGCCTGGACGGTGCGCTGGCCTTCGCTCCGGCGGCCGGTTTTACCACGGTGAACGTGGCGGGCGATCTGTCGGGGCAGGGTGGCAACATCACCTTCAATACGCGGATGAACGAGGGTGGCGCCATCGCCGCCCAGGCAACGGATCGTCTCCTCGTGCACGGCAACGTGACGACGACCGGCACGACGCTGGTCTCCGTCACCTCGACGGGTGATGGCGCGCTCACCGATCTGAACAGGAATGGCGTCGTCGACAACAACGAGGGCATTTCGCTGATCCAGGTGGCCGGCAACTCGCGCGCGGATGCCTTTGCGCTGGCGGGTAGCTATGTGGCCGCGGGGCCGTACCAGTACACCTTGCACGCGTTCGGCCCGGGTGAGGTCGATGCCGCGCAGAGCCAGCTCGGTGCGGGTAGTGGCTTCCAGTGGGATTACCGCCTTGGCAACCGTTACGTCACCGATTGCAGTGACGACTGCGCGCCGCCGGTGACCCCGGAAGACCCGGAGCGGCCGCCTGTCGATCGCGCCGCGGTGGTGCCGCAGCTTCCGGCGTACATGCTCGCGCCGATGGCCCTGCAGAACTACGGCAGCGCACTGAATGATGGCCTGCACCAGCGGATGGGCGAAATTCGCGATAGCGCCTACGGCGCCGATGTGGGCGGTGAGGTGTTCGCCCGTGTCGTGGGTAGCCAGCTGAACTACACGCGCAATCTTTCGTTCCAGCGCTACGGCTACGATTTCGACCAGCAGATCAACGCGCTGCAGGTTGGCGCGGGCATCGTGGCCGTCGATACCGACCACGGCTCGATTCGTGCCGGCTGGGCGCTCGACCACGGCACCACCCGGGTTACGCCGAGTGCCGCTGATGGCAACAGCTATGCGAAGTACTACGCCAACGGTGGCGCCGCCTGGGTCACCTACGAGCACGGCAGCGGCCTGTGGGTCGACGGCATCATCGGTGTCACCCGCTATCACGGCGATGTCAGCACGGACCTGCGTGGCGACGAGGTGGGCAAGGTGCATGCGCAGGGCTGGACCATGTCGGTGGAAGTGGGCAAGCCGCTGCCGCTCGGTGGCGACTGGACCGTGGAGCCGCAGTTCCAGTTCCGCGTGCAGCAGCTGAACTTCCGTGATTTCCGCGACAAGGATGGGCTGGATATCCGTCTTGGTAATAGCGTGCAGGCCACCTCGCGCCTGGGTATCCAGGTGGGCCGCACCGCCAACCCGCTGTTCGCGCCGTATGGCCGCCTGGACTTTATCCACACCAGTAACGGAAATCCCACGTTGCAGGCCTCCAGCGAGGCGTGGAACGCGGGTGATACGTTCCAGACCGGCAGCACTGGCAACTCCTACCGCGTGGCCGCGGGCGTCACCAGCCAGCTCACCGACCACGTGCAGCTCTACGGCGAAGGCACCTGGCGCCACTACGTAGGTAGCTACGGCCTGAAAGGCTGGTCCGGCAACGCAGGCATCCGCATCACCTTCTAA
- a CDS encoding cyclic nucleotide-binding domain-containing protein, producing the protein MTQPATQAARLGCADCGLHAICLPEGVDEGGLARLDRLTRSRSTYQRGDSVYRQGQPFNALYVVRSGAVRVALGDADGSQQVLGFRLPGEILGIDALLDDTHRTDATALERTTVCEVPFARLEDLFQQLPGLQRKMMRELGREVADAQRHVLAMGRQQALERVALFLRGLLERYDRLSRPTDCVRLPMGRSDIACYLGLAVETVSRALGRMEEHGVLSASGRHLRIHRRDLLDALCATDATSDRKRN; encoded by the coding sequence ATGACCCAGCCGGCCACCCAGGCGGCACGTCTTGGCTGCGCGGATTGCGGCCTGCATGCCATTTGCCTTCCTGAAGGCGTCGACGAGGGCGGGCTGGCCCGTCTCGATCGCCTGACCCGCTCGCGCAGCACCTACCAGCGCGGCGATTCCGTCTACCGGCAAGGACAGCCGTTCAACGCCCTCTACGTCGTGCGCTCGGGCGCTGTCCGTGTCGCCCTCGGTGATGCGGATGGCAGCCAGCAGGTGCTGGGCTTCCGCCTTCCGGGCGAGATCCTCGGCATCGATGCCTTGCTCGACGACACTCACCGCACTGATGCCACCGCGCTTGAGCGCACCACGGTGTGCGAAGTGCCGTTCGCGCGGCTCGAAGACCTGTTCCAGCAATTGCCCGGCTTGCAGCGGAAGATGATGCGCGAACTCGGCCGCGAGGTCGCCGATGCGCAGCGTCACGTGCTCGCCATGGGCCGCCAGCAGGCCCTCGAACGTGTCGCCTTGTTCCTGCGCGGGCTGCTTGAACGCTACGACAGGTTGTCGCGCCCGACCGACTGCGTGCGCCTGCCGATGGGCCGCAGCGACATCGCCTGCTATCTGGGCCTCGCGGTGGAAACCGTCAGCCGGGCGTTGGGGCGCATGGAAGAGCATGGTGTGCTCTCGGCCAGTGGACGCCACCTGCGCATCCACCGGCGTGATCTTCTTGATGCATTGTGTGCCACCGACGCTACGAGCGACCGCAAAAGGAACTGA
- a CDS encoding carboxymuconolactone decarboxylase family protein, which produces MLDWVAYKKELMGRIGEIGKLSPDTVKGYQTLSNANAGKEGSLGAKTRELISLAVAVTSRCDGCITVHTDAALKAGATREEISEALGVAIALNAGAALVYSARVMDAVEAYSHK; this is translated from the coding sequence ATGCTTGACTGGGTTGCCTACAAGAAAGAACTCATGGGCCGTATTGGCGAGATCGGCAAACTGAGCCCGGATACGGTGAAGGGTTACCAGACGCTCTCGAATGCGAATGCCGGCAAGGAAGGTTCGCTCGGTGCGAAGACGCGTGAGCTGATCTCGCTCGCCGTCGCGGTCACGAGCCGTTGCGATGGCTGTATCACGGTGCATACCGATGCCGCGCTGAAGGCCGGTGCCACGCGCGAAGAAATCAGTGAGGCGCTGGGCGTAGCGATCGCGCTGAATGCCGGTGCGGCGCTGGTGTATTCCGCCCGCGTGATGGACGCCGTCGAGGCGTACAGCCACAAGTAA
- a CDS encoding aldo/keto reductase, translating into MASVNAASSGSFKIGGDLEVHRLGFGAMRITGKGIWGDPADPVKAKATLKKLPELGVNFIDTADSYGPYVSEDLIREVLHPYKGMVIATKGGLTRHGPDIWAPVGRPEYLRQCVLMSLRRLGVERIDLWQLHRVDEKVPADEQFDVIKQMQKEGLIRHAGLSEVSVAQIEAAQKYFKVTTVQNLYNLGNRQSEAVLDYCEKHDIGFIPWFPLAAGELAKEGSVLSKIAGKLGASNGQVALAWLLKRSKVMLPIPGTGDPEHLEENIKGASLQLSQEDYDALEHAVK; encoded by the coding sequence ATGGCAAGCGTGAATGCAGCGTCAAGTGGCAGCTTCAAGATCGGCGGTGACCTCGAGGTGCATCGCCTCGGTTTCGGCGCCATGCGCATTACGGGCAAGGGCATCTGGGGCGATCCCGCCGACCCGGTCAAGGCCAAGGCCACACTTAAGAAATTACCTGAGCTTGGGGTTAATTTCATCGATACGGCCGATAGTTACGGCCCATATGTAAGCGAAGATCTCATTCGCGAAGTCCTGCATCCCTACAAGGGTATGGTCATCGCCACCAAGGGTGGCCTGACCCGCCACGGGCCGGATATCTGGGCCCCGGTGGGCCGTCCGGAATACCTGCGCCAGTGCGTCCTGATGAGCCTGCGCCGCCTCGGCGTCGAGCGCATCGATCTGTGGCAGCTTCACCGCGTCGACGAAAAGGTGCCCGCGGACGAACAGTTCGACGTGATCAAGCAGATGCAGAAGGAAGGGCTGATCCGCCACGCCGGTCTGTCTGAAGTCAGCGTCGCGCAGATCGAAGCGGCGCAGAAGTACTTCAAGGTCACCACGGTGCAGAACCTCTACAACCTGGGTAACCGCCAGAGCGAGGCTGTGCTCGACTACTGCGAGAAGCACGATATCGGCTTCATCCCCTGGTTCCCGCTCGCCGCGGGCGAACTGGCGAAAGAAGGTTCGGTACTGTCGAAGATCGCCGGCAAGCTCGGCGCCAGCAACGGCCAGGTGGCCCTCGCATGGCTGCTGAAACGCTCGAAGGTGATGCTGCCGATCCCAGGCACCGGTGACCCGGAGCATCTGGAAGAAAACATCAAGGGCGCCTCCCTGCAGCTCTCGCAGGAAGACTACGACGCCCTGGAACACGCAGTGAAATAA
- a CDS encoding NAD(P)/FAD-dependent oxidoreductase, with amino-acid sequence MTSTRHRVVIVGGGAAGVELATRLGRQATNEVVLVDRDPTHFWKPRLHELAAGLLGDGEEAVPFLAHGTTHGYRYEPGAIRHVDAEAKQIDLAEVHLPGTDELILPARKLGYDTLVLAFGTRVNDFGTPGVLEYCDMLDSPTQAVQLRRRILALALRTAGDPSVKIRIGIVGAGATGVELAAELHHAFNDMHRYGGLSPATKLEITLMDMAPRVLPAVDPRTSAWAQRILERMGVHVRVGVGVKSVQQGSFTLSDDSHLPCDIQVWAAGVIGHDFVTALGPFELSRDRRIVVDSHLAAKGVKDIYAIGDCAYAAFSPEGTVVPPTAQAAHQQANWLAKALPRLLEGRSAEPFRYHAKGTLVSLGVRQGAGEVPSVPKGRSIPMRGWLAKMLYVSLEQMHRVTLHGYGRATALWIADRLRRTTYPPVKLH; translated from the coding sequence ATGACATCAACCAGACATCGCGTCGTGATCGTCGGCGGCGGCGCTGCCGGCGTCGAGCTCGCCACCCGTCTCGGTCGGCAGGCCACGAACGAGGTCGTCCTGGTCGACCGCGACCCCACGCACTTCTGGAAGCCGCGGCTACACGAACTGGCCGCCGGCCTGCTGGGCGACGGCGAAGAGGCCGTGCCCTTCCTCGCCCACGGCACCACCCACGGCTACCGCTACGAGCCGGGTGCGATCCGCCATGTGGATGCGGAAGCCAAGCAGATCGACCTGGCCGAGGTGCACCTGCCCGGCACCGATGAGCTGATCCTCCCGGCCCGCAAGCTGGGCTACGACACGCTGGTGCTCGCGTTCGGCACGCGTGTGAACGACTTCGGCACCCCGGGCGTGCTCGAGTATTGCGACATGCTCGATAGCCCCACCCAGGCCGTGCAGCTGCGCCGACGCATCCTCGCACTGGCCCTGCGCACCGCGGGCGACCCGAGCGTCAAGATCCGCATCGGCATCGTGGGCGCAGGCGCCACCGGCGTGGAGCTGGCGGCCGAGCTGCATCACGCCTTCAACGATATGCATCGCTATGGCGGTCTCTCGCCGGCGACGAAGCTTGAAATCACGCTGATGGACATGGCCCCGCGCGTGCTTCCTGCCGTGGATCCGCGCACCTCCGCCTGGGCGCAGCGCATCCTGGAACGCATGGGCGTGCATGTTCGCGTGGGTGTGGGCGTGAAGTCCGTGCAGCAGGGCTCGTTCACGCTGAGCGACGACTCGCACCTGCCCTGCGATATCCAGGTGTGGGCGGCCGGTGTGATCGGCCATGATTTCGTCACGGCGCTGGGGCCGTTTGAGCTCTCGCGCGACCGTCGTATCGTGGTCGATTCGCACCTGGCCGCGAAGGGCGTCAAGGACATTTACGCCATTGGCGATTGTGCCTACGCGGCCTTCAGCCCCGAGGGCACCGTGGTGCCGCCGACGGCGCAGGCCGCGCACCAGCAGGCGAACTGGCTGGCGAAGGCGCTGCCGCGCTTGCTCGAAGGTCGCAGCGCGGAACCTTTCCGTTACCACGCCAAGGGCACGCTGGTGTCGCTTGGCGTACGCCAGGGTGCAGGCGAAGTGCCTTCCGTGCCGAAGGGCCGCTCGATCCCGATGCGCGGCTGGCTGGCGAAGATGCTTTACGTCTCGCTGGAGCAGATGCACCGCGTGACCTTGCACGGCTACGGCCGCGCCACGGCGCTGTGGATTGCCGATCGCCTGCGGCGCACCACCTACCCGCCCGTCAAACTGCACTAA
- the argS gene encoding arginine--tRNA ligase, whose amino-acid sequence MSLSLSARVDEALASAFHLLALPPELAHAEPSSRPELGDFQCHAALAAARVVRRPPRAIADEIAAALRGDARFAAVEVAGPGFVNLRLADGFLAGVAATTLVDPALGVRNEGEGQLVVLDFGGPNVAKPLHVGHLRSLVLGESLRRIHGALGWRTHGDAHLGDWGLQMGMLSSAIRRTSPSLPYFTGAGPYPSEPPVTLDELERLYPEAAAASREDPARMAEARADTAALQAGDPGLLALWHTLRQLSVDAQVQDFALLDVHFDALDGESDVRDAIAPLVENLRARGVARDSDGALVIDVALPGDATEMPPLLLAKSDGAALYATTDLATLQARAQMPGLAKVIYVVDQRQALHFQQVFRAARRAGIADGVDLVHAGFGTVNGKDGKPFKTRQGGVARLRDLLDEAVERAGERVESSERVAVDERAGLAAMIGIAAVKFADLSGDRLSGYVFDAERLVAFEGKTGPYLQYAVVRMRSILEKAGAQPAEQQVGIPHATQPVERELVLACLAFGDKVSEAAHLLQPGVLAAWAYDIAQRFSKFYDRCPILREEDDAVRAHRLGICQLTLAVLQRALILLGITVPTRM is encoded by the coding sequence ATGTCCCTGTCGCTTTCAGCGCGGGTGGACGAGGCCCTGGCCTCGGCATTCCACCTGCTTGCGCTGCCCCCTGAACTCGCCCACGCCGAACCCTCGTCCCGCCCCGAGCTGGGCGATTTCCAGTGCCATGCCGCGCTCGCCGCGGCGCGGGTCGTCCGGCGGCCGCCGCGGGCCATCGCCGATGAGATCGCCGCGGCCCTTCGTGGGGATGCGCGCTTTGCCGCTGTGGAGGTGGCTGGCCCGGGCTTTGTGAACCTGCGGCTCGCCGATGGGTTCCTCGCGGGGGTGGCGGCCACGACGCTCGTCGACCCGGCGCTAGGGGTTCGCAACGAGGGCGAGGGCCAGCTCGTCGTGCTCGATTTTGGCGGCCCCAATGTCGCCAAGCCCCTGCACGTGGGTCATCTCCGTTCGCTCGTGCTCGGCGAAAGCCTGCGCCGCATCCACGGGGCACTGGGCTGGCGGACGCATGGCGACGCACACCTGGGTGACTGGGGCCTGCAGATGGGCATGCTGAGCTCCGCGATCCGCCGCACGTCGCCGTCGCTGCCGTACTTCACCGGTGCGGGCCCTTATCCGTCCGAGCCGCCGGTAACGCTCGATGAACTGGAGCGCCTCTATCCCGAAGCTGCCGCGGCGAGCCGGGAGGATCCGGCGCGCATGGCTGAAGCGCGCGCCGATACGGCGGCACTGCAAGCGGGTGATCCCGGTTTGCTCGCCCTCTGGCACACGCTGCGCCAGTTGAGCGTTGATGCGCAGGTGCAGGATTTCGCCTTGCTCGATGTGCATTTCGACGCGCTGGATGGCGAGAGCGATGTGCGCGATGCGATCGCACCGCTGGTCGAGAATCTGCGGGCGCGCGGCGTCGCGCGCGATAGCGACGGCGCGCTGGTTATCGATGTGGCCTTGCCAGGCGATGCCACCGAGATGCCGCCCCTGCTACTCGCCAAAAGCGACGGTGCCGCGCTTTATGCGACGACGGATCTGGCGACGTTACAGGCTCGCGCGCAGATGCCTGGCCTCGCGAAGGTTATCTATGTCGTCGATCAGCGCCAGGCACTGCATTTCCAGCAGGTGTTTCGCGCCGCACGCCGGGCAGGCATCGCCGACGGCGTTGACCTCGTGCACGCCGGCTTCGGTACGGTGAACGGTAAGGACGGTAAGCCGTTCAAGACACGCCAGGGCGGCGTGGCGCGGCTGCGGGATCTGCTCGACGAAGCGGTGGAGCGTGCGGGTGAGCGCGTGGAAAGTTCCGAGCGTGTCGCCGTGGATGAGCGGGCAGGGCTCGCGGCCATGATCGGCATCGCGGCGGTGAAGTTCGCGGACCTCTCGGGTGACCGGCTATCGGGCTACGTATTCGACGCCGAACGGCTGGTCGCGTTCGAAGGGAAAACCGGGCCGTACCTGCAGTACGCGGTGGTGCGGATGCGTTCCATCCTTGAAAAAGCGGGTGCACAGCCCGCGGAACAACAGGTGGGCATCCCGCACGCGACGCAACCGGTGGAACGCGAGCTGGTGCTCGCGTGCCTCGCGTTCGGCGACAAGGTCAGTGAAGCCGCACACCTGCTGCAACCCGGTGTGCTCGCCGCGTGGGCATACGACATCGCCCAGCGCTTCAGCAAGTTCTACGACCGCTGCCCGATCCTGCGCGAGGAAGACGATGCGGTACGCGCACACCGGCTCGGCATCTGCCAGCTCACGCTAGCCGTCCTGCAGCGCGCACTCATCCTGCTGGGCATCACCGTCCCAACTCGCATGTAA
- a CDS encoding OmpW/AlkL family protein, with the protein MLQLKTLAVALLLAAPIAAQAADTDANWTLHVGAHVVDPKSDTGQLAGMNASISKSTRPTFSVEYRFAPGWSAEVLAALPFKHDVRLNGTQAVSVKQLPPTIGVLYHFMEGQAISPFVGAGINYTLFFDKKGRNALDGTHVSMQNSWGAAGHAGVDIRLNDRWLFTVDARYMDIDTKVKVNGARVGTAHVDPWVYGLSFGYRL; encoded by the coding sequence GTGCTTCAGCTCAAGACCCTCGCCGTCGCCCTGTTGCTCGCCGCGCCGATCGCGGCCCAGGCCGCGGATACGGATGCCAACTGGACCCTGCATGTCGGCGCCCACGTCGTCGATCCGAAATCGGATACCGGCCAGCTCGCCGGCATGAACGCCAGCATCAGCAAGAGCACCCGTCCGACCTTCAGCGTCGAGTACCGCTTCGCGCCCGGTTGGTCGGCCGAGGTACTGGCCGCCCTCCCGTTCAAGCACGACGTGCGCCTCAATGGCACCCAGGCCGTCAGCGTGAAGCAGCTACCCCCGACGATCGGTGTGCTCTACCACTTCATGGAAGGCCAGGCGATCTCGCCGTTCGTCGGTGCGGGCATTAACTACACGCTGTTCTTCGACAAGAAGGGCCGCAACGCACTCGACGGCACCCACGTGTCGATGCAGAACAGTTGGGGCGCCGCTGGCCACGCCGGCGTGGATATCCGCCTGAACGACCGTTGGCTGTTCACCGTCGACGCGCGCTACATGGATATCGACACGAAGGTGAAGGTGAACGGCGCCCGCGTCGGCACGGCCCACGTGGATCCCTGGGTCTACGGCCTGAGCTTCGGCTACCGCCTGTAA